ACTGGCTGGTCAAGCGCCCGCGCTACCACATCCACTTCACTCCGACCTCCGCATCCTGGCTCAACCTGGTCGAAGTCTGGTTCGCGCTCCTGACGTCCAAGCAGCTCAAGCGCGGGGTTCACCCCAGCATCGATGCCTTGGGGCAAGCGATTCATCGCTACGTCGGCGCCACGAACGAACACCCCAAGCCGTTCGTCTGGACCAAGACCGCCGACGAGATTCTCCAAAGTGTTGCCCGCTTCTGCCACAGAATCTCTAACTCAGACCACTAGGACCACACCGTACGCCACGTCCAACTCGGCGTCCGACACCCCGTACTCGGCCTTGATCTCGTCCACGGCGGGCGCCTTCCCGGGGCGCCGAATCTCCATCAGCACGCGAGCCATGTTCGTTCCTCCGGCGGAAGCGTAAGCCCCGGGCGCAGAACCACACGCGCATCCGCTGGAACCGGGCCAGACGCGCGGCGTTTCCTCACGGCCCTACCTCCGCCGACCGCCCGCGGCTCAGAAGGGAAGCCGGCCACCAGGTCGATAGCGAGCGCTCGATCTGCGTCGCGGTAGAGGTTCAGACCTTCCGTATACCTTGAGCGGATTGCCAGGCTGTGTAAGGTACACTCCTCCGCCCCAAATCGTCGGACCGCCCTGACTGCCCCTCGCGAACAGGTCTATGGCGATCGTGGAGCGGGGGTTCGACGCATCGCGGCTTGCACTCGACAGGTCCGGGTAAAAGACGAGATCCGCCGGGACGCGGTCCAGAGCAGGCCGTCTCGTGCCTGTCGTTAGCCGCAGAGGACGGCGGACAACTCGGCTGCAAGCGCCCGAACGTGCGGCTCCCGGACCACGCTGAAGTGGTCCCCCGGCACGGTGTGCACGTCCACGCGACCCGAGGTGAGCCCTTCCCATCCTCCAGCACCACCGGGAGCACCGGCCGCCTGCTCGGCAGCGCGCAGGAGGAGGACGTCGGCGGTGCAGGTACCCCCCCGGTACTCCCGGCTCGCCCCAATGTTGGTCCGGAACACGTCCCACAGCGGGAGGAAGTGGGCGAGGTCCATGTCGGGCGGGATCACCTGTGCGGCACAGGCGGCCTGCCACGCGCGCTGCAGGCGCTCTCCCGGGTCGAGCGCCAAGATCTCCTCCGGGGAGACGGCCAGCTGCTCCAGCGGGATCTCCAGGTGGCGCGCAAAGCTGGCGAGGAGCGAGGCGTCGTCCGCGGGCACGGCGTGCCCACTGGCAGGCGGGGCGGCGTCCACCAGCACCAGCCGTTCGACGCGCCGGCCCGCGGCCTCGAGTTGCCGGGCCATCTCGAAGGCGATGGTCCCACCCATCGACCAGCCGCCGAGCAGGTACGGTCCTTCCGGCTGGACTTCCTGTACGGCGTGGGAGTAGCTGGCGGCCATCTCCGCCACGGTGGCCAGGGGGGCGGCGTCGCCGTCCAGTCCGCGGGCCTGCAGTGCGTAGAACGGGCGGCCTGATCCCAGGTGGCGGGCGAGGGCAGCATACGAGAGGACGCTCCCGCCGGCGCCATGCACGAAGAAGAGCGGGCGCTCGCCTCCCGCGGGGCGAATCGGGACCAGCGGCCCCGTGCCGCGCTCCGCCTGCTCCGCGCGAAGCGCGGAGGCGAGGCGCTCGATGGTGGGGTGGGCGAAAAGGGCCGAGAGCGGGATCCGCTTCCCGGTAAGATCTTCGATGCGTGCCATCAGGCGCACGCTAAGGAGGGAATGTCCCCCCAGCTCAAAGAAGGAGTCGCGCACGCCAATCGGGGACGTGTGCAGAAGCCCCTCCCAGATGCGGGCAAGGGCAAGTTCGACCATGTCGCGCGGCCCAATGAACGACTCCCCCGCAACCATCCCCGCGACATCCGGCGCCGGCAGCACCCTGCGGTCCACTTTGCCGTTGGGGGTCAGCGGCAGCCGCTCCAAAACCACGTACGCGGGGGGTACCATGTACTCCGGCAGCCGCTCCACGAGGTGCGCCCGCAGCTCGGCCGGCGAGACCTCCGCGCCCTCCTTCACTCCCACGTAGCCGACCAGCCGCCGGTCGTTCGCGCCGGTGCTCACCGCGACCACGGCGGCACGCTCCACCGCCGGGTGCGCGTTCAGGGCGGCCTCGATCTCCCCCAGCTCGATCCGGTAGCCGCGCACCTTCACCTGCTGGTCCGTCCGCCCCAGCACCTCGATGCGCCCGTCCGCCCGCAGGCGCGCCAGGTCTCCGGTGTCGTAGACCCGCGCCCCCGCTTCCGCGGAGAAGGGATGCGGGCGGAAGCGCTCCGCCGTCAGCTCGGGCCGGCCGAGGTACCCCCGCGCCAGCCCCATGCCGCCGATGAAAAGCGTCCCCACGACTCCCACCGGGACCGCCTGCAGCTCCCCGTCCAGCACGTAGGTGCCCGTGTTCGCCAGTGGCCGGCCCACGCAGATCGGTGCCTCTGCCGAGCGGATCCGCTCGGCGGTGGACCAGACGGTGGTCTCGGTGGGTCCGTACACGTTCCACGCGGCCCCGGCGCGCCGCAGCAGCTCTGCGGCAAGCTCCTGCTGCAGCGCCTCACCGCCGCACAGCGCCGTCAGCGCGTCGCCGCCCTCCCATCCGGCGGCCAGCAGCATGTACCAGGTGGCGGGCGTCGCCTGCACCAGCGTCGCCCCCACGGCGCCCATCTCCCGCAGCAGCTTCGCCCCATCCAGGGCCGTTTCCCGATCGGCGATCACCAGGCGCGCGCCGCAGACCAGGGGGAGGAACACCTCCAGCGCGGCGATGTCGAAGGAGAGCGGGGTGAGCGCCAGGAGCACGTCGTCCGCGCCCGGGGCGAGCATGCGCCCAAACGACTCCAGCAGGTTCAGCAGCGCGCCGTGCGTGTTCATCACCCCCTTGGGCCGCCCCGTGGAGCCGGAGGTGTAGATCACGTAGGCCAAGGAGTCGGGAGAGGCCGCCGTCTCGAGCGCCTGCGCGCTGTGCCGGGCGATCTCCTCCTGCTCGGCGTCCACCCGGACGAGCCTCGCCCCCTCGAGCGCGAGCGTCCCGGCGAGGCTCTCCTGCGTGAGCAGGACCCTCGCGCCGCAGTCGCGGAGCATGTACGCCAGGCGCTCCACGGGATAGGCCGGGTCCAGCGGGACGTACGCCCCGCCCGCCTTGTGGATGGCGAGCATGGCGACGACCATTTCCACGCCGCGCTCCAGGTAGAGCCCCACCAGGCTCTCTGCGCGCACCCCGCGCGAGCGCAGGTGGCGGGCGAGGCGGTTCGAGCGTGCCTCCAGCTGCGCGCAGGTGATGGACTCGCCGCCCGAGACCACCGCCCCCGCATCCGGGCTCCGCGCGGCGCGCTCGGCGATGCGCACGTAGACCGGGCGCTCGCTCGCGATCTGCACCTCGGTGGCGTTCCACTCCTCCACCACCTGCCGCCGCTCGCTCCCGGTGAGC
This genomic window from Longimicrobiaceae bacterium contains:
- a CDS encoding IS630 family transposase: WLVKRPRYHIHFTPTSASWLNLVEVWFALLTSKQLKRGVHPSIDALGQAIHRYVGATNEHPKPFVWTKTADEILQSVARFCHRISNSDH